The following proteins come from a genomic window of Negativicutes bacterium:
- the rplT gene encoding 50S ribosomal protein L20 → MPRVKTGVTAHRRHKKILKLAKGYRGARSKQFKKANEVVMKALFYARRDRRAKKGEFRKLWIARINAAARINGISYSQLINGLKKAGIEVNRKMLADLAVNDSAAFAQLVVAAKEQL, encoded by the coding sequence ATGCCAAGAGTTAAAACAGGCGTGACTGCACATAGACGTCATAAGAAAATATTAAAATTAGCAAAAGGTTACAGAGGTGCTAGAAGTAAGCAATTCAAAAAAGCTAATGAAGTTGTAATGAAAGCTCTTTTCTATGCTCGTCGTGACCGTCGTGCGAAAAAAGGTGAATTCCGTAAATTATGGATTGCTCGTATTAATGCAGCAGCTCGTATTAATGGAATTTCTTACAGCCAACTTATCAATGGCTTGAAAAAAGCTGGTATTGAAGTTAACCGTAAAATGTTAGCTGATTTAGCAGTTAATGATAGTGCTGCTTTTGCACAATTAGTAGTTGCAGCAAAAGAACAACTTTAA
- a CDS encoding Trk family potassium uptake protein, with amino-acid sequence MVVDKVKRPTFSQISNFTNIAEWSLSPYQILTLGFAGLIFLGAFLLMLPIASVNGESLGFIDALFTATSATCVTGLVVTDTGTYFSLFGQMVIIFLIQAGGLGIMTMTTLMAVLMGKKINLRERLIMQEALNNLSFAGIVRLTLYIIKMTLLIEFIGGSILAIRFFFEFGPKGIFYGYWHAVSAFCNAGFDLFGGYRSLVPYYNDWTVNLVITSLIIMGGLGFSVLLDIKQNRVFKKLTLQSKVVLSTTLFLIIAGTAGIWFLENNNQMTIASMSISEKFLTSYFQAVTVRTAGFNSLNIADLTTASLFFMILLMFIGGSPGSTAGGIKTTTFAIIMSTLWSSIRGKEDPTLFYRRIPKHVIMKSFTIGLIATILVVGMTMMLSISESFSFINILFEVTSAFGTVGISTGITGALSNQGKLMLILTMFAGRVGPVTVALALAMKHKKKAIQYPEGKITIG; translated from the coding sequence ATGGTGGTGGATAAAGTGAAACGACCAACATTTTCGCAAATATCCAATTTTACTAATATTGCTGAATGGAGTTTAAGTCCTTATCAGATTTTAACGTTGGGTTTTGCAGGTTTAATTTTTTTAGGAGCATTTCTCCTAATGTTACCGATTGCAAGTGTGAACGGAGAAAGTTTAGGCTTTATTGATGCCTTGTTTACGGCAACATCAGCAACCTGTGTTACGGGCTTGGTTGTAACTGATACCGGAACATATTTTTCGTTATTTGGTCAAATGGTAATTATTTTTCTTATTCAGGCCGGTGGGTTGGGCATTATGACGATGACAACTTTAATGGCGGTTTTGATGGGGAAGAAAATTAATTTACGTGAACGATTAATAATGCAAGAAGCTTTAAATAATTTAAGTTTTGCTGGAATCGTAAGATTAACCTTGTATATAATTAAAATGACTTTATTAATAGAATTTATTGGGGGTAGTATTTTAGCCATAAGATTCTTTTTTGAATTTGGGCCGAAAGGAATTTTTTATGGTTATTGGCATGCAGTTTCTGCTTTTTGTAATGCCGGCTTTGATTTATTTGGTGGCTATAGAAGTTTAGTACCTTATTATAACGATTGGACAGTAAATTTAGTAATTACTTCATTGATTATAATGGGGGGACTGGGTTTTTCCGTATTACTAGATATTAAACAAAATAGAGTTTTTAAAAAATTGACATTACAGAGTAAAGTGGTTTTATCAACTACATTATTTTTAATTATTGCCGGAACGGCAGGAATATGGTTTTTAGAAAATAATAATCAGATGACAATTGCCAGTATGTCAATTAGTGAAAAATTTTTAACAAGTTATTTTCAGGCAGTAACGGTTAGGACGGCGGGTTTTAATTCGTTAAATATTGCGGACTTAACAACGGCAAGCTTATTTTTCATGATCTTATTAATGTTTATTGGTGGTTCACCCGGTTCCACCGCTGGTGGTATTAAGACTACGACTTTTGCTATTATAATGTCAACATTATGGAGTAGTATTAGAGGAAAAGAAGATCCAACTTTATTTTATCGCAGAATTCCCAAACATGTTATTATGAAATCTTTTACTATTGGTTTGATAGCAACAATCTTAGTAGTTGGCATGACGATGATGTTAAGTATTAGCGAGTCTTTTTCTTTCATTAATATTTTATTTGAAGTTACATCAGCTTTTGGTACAGTGGGGATATCAACCGGAATAACAGGGGCGCTTTCTAATCAAGGAAAGTTAATGCTTATTTTAACGATGTTTGCCGGCAGAGTAGGGCCAGTTACTGTTGCTTTAGCATTGGCAATGAAGCATAAGAAAAAAGCAATTCAATATCCGGAAGGCAAAATAACAATAGGTTAA